The following proteins come from a genomic window of Maribacter sp. HTCC2170:
- a CDS encoding PadR family transcriptional regulator, producing the protein MNVENTKAQMRKGVLEYCILSILNGEDKYASEILATLKDAKMLVVEGTIYPLLTRLKNAGLLNYRWEESTSGPPRKYYTLTETGKLFLKELDTTWDELRMATNVVTNKKNK; encoded by the coding sequence ATGAATGTAGAAAACACAAAAGCACAAATGCGCAAAGGGGTTTTGGAATACTGCATACTTTCCATTCTTAACGGAGAGGACAAATATGCATCTGAGATTCTTGCTACCTTAAAAGACGCAAAGATGCTCGTAGTAGAAGGGACCATTTATCCCCTTCTTACAAGGTTAAAGAACGCTGGCTTACTCAACTATCGTTGGGAAGAGTCAACTTCAGGACCACCAAGAAAATATTATACGTTGACAGAAACAGGTAAGTTGTTCTTAAAAGAACTTGACACAACTTGGGACGAATTAAGAATGGCCACCAATGTGGTAACCAACAAAAAAAATAAGTAA
- a CDS encoding PspC domain-containing protein, whose amino-acid sequence MNKTININLANRLFHMDEVAFNKMRRYLEAIKRSFANTPGSDEIQADIEARIAELFYEKLENERQVITIKEVDEVIAVMGQPEDYMIDEDIFDDEPQPKSKTSKSTTGRVKKLYRDIEHKYIGGVCSGLEHYLGFDALWIRLIFILLAVTTGFGFIAYILLWILVPEAVTTSQKLDMTGKAVNISNIERKVKEGFDDVADKVKSVDYEKMGNKVKSSSKTFFDTLGDVIMFLFKVLGKFIGILLIIIGAATLIGLFVGLFTVGVLDMIHIPGVDFYNMVNSTSAPVWVVSLLAFFVVGIPFFFVLYLGLKILVNNLKSIGNIPKFSLLGLWLISLITLVVLGIRQAAAQAYSDSVSTEQTINFEVPSDTLQISMNSSELYQKRRNMAIDGVMVTANESGEEVMVSDDVRLSLKKSKDSVVRIKIRKDANGSSFNEAKEIAGNIEYDYAVEGNTIVLDDFLITSMNNKFRDQEVWVTLYVPEGKTIKFDNESVRCIRMGTRNDRDMGRCDVPDHIWTMGGDGELKCQDCPEIIEDEDEEGDNHIIINGEGIDIDIKDNGDSFEMKINEDGVKIKADDNADGEVLNIDLNGEGDGLKMNIDEEGVEIKTKDN is encoded by the coding sequence ATGAACAAGACAATAAACATAAATCTCGCAAATAGGCTATTTCATATGGACGAAGTGGCATTCAACAAAATGCGTCGTTATTTGGAAGCCATAAAACGTTCATTCGCCAATACCCCTGGAAGCGATGAAATACAAGCAGATATAGAAGCTCGTATCGCTGAACTTTTTTATGAGAAACTAGAAAATGAAAGACAGGTCATTACCATAAAAGAGGTAGATGAAGTAATTGCAGTAATGGGTCAGCCTGAAGATTATATGATCGATGAGGACATTTTTGATGATGAGCCACAACCTAAATCAAAAACTTCAAAATCAACAACAGGCAGAGTAAAGAAACTCTATAGAGATATTGAACATAAGTATATTGGCGGTGTTTGCTCCGGTTTGGAGCATTACCTTGGTTTTGATGCCCTATGGATTCGATTGATATTCATTCTTTTAGCGGTCACCACTGGCTTTGGGTTCATTGCCTATATTTTACTATGGATCTTGGTTCCAGAGGCCGTAACTACATCCCAAAAATTGGATATGACGGGAAAGGCCGTGAATATCAGCAATATAGAGCGTAAAGTCAAAGAAGGGTTTGATGACGTTGCTGATAAAGTGAAAAGTGTAGATTATGAAAAAATGGGGAATAAGGTCAAAAGCAGTAGTAAAACCTTTTTCGACACCCTTGGAGATGTTATAATGTTTCTTTTCAAAGTTTTAGGAAAGTTCATCGGTATTTTATTGATCATCATTGGAGCGGCAACTTTAATAGGATTATTCGTAGGCTTGTTCACTGTGGGCGTGTTAGACATGATTCATATTCCAGGTGTTGATTTCTATAATATGGTGAACTCTACAAGTGCACCGGTTTGGGTAGTTTCTTTACTGGCATTCTTTGTAGTAGGTATACCTTTCTTTTTCGTTCTTTATTTAGGACTGAAAATATTGGTGAACAACCTTAAATCTATAGGAAATATTCCTAAATTCTCCTTACTGGGGCTTTGGTTGATATCATTGATAACGTTAGTGGTCTTAGGAATAAGACAAGCTGCAGCCCAGGCATATTCAGATAGCGTTTCAACTGAGCAGACCATTAACTTCGAAGTACCGAGTGACACCTTGCAGATCAGTATGAATTCTTCTGAATTATATCAAAAAAGAAGAAACATGGCTATTGATGGTGTCATGGTAACAGCTAATGAATCTGGAGAAGAAGTAATGGTATCAGATGACGTACGTCTTTCACTTAAAAAGTCTAAAGACAGCGTTGTTCGAATCAAAATTAGAAAAGATGCCAATGGTAGTTCTTTCAACGAGGCCAAGGAAATTGCTGGCAATATCGAGTATGATTACGCTGTAGAAGGAAACACCATTGTTTTGGATGATTTCTTGATTACTTCGATGAACAATAAATTCAGAGATCAAGAAGTATGGGTAACTCTTTATGTTCCCGAAGGAAAAACAATCAAATTTGACAATGAATCTGTCCGTTGTATTAGAATGGGCACCCGAAATGATAGGGATATGGGCCGTTGTGATGTACCTGACCATATTTGGACCATGGGTGGTGACGGAGAACTCAAATGCCAAGATTGTCCAGAGATTATTGAGGATGAAGATGAAGAAGGTGACAACCATATTATCATAAATGGTGAAGGCATAGATATCGATATAAAGGACAATGGAGATTCATTCGAAATGAAAATTAATGAAGATGGTGTCAAAATCAAGGCAGATGACAATGCTGATGGCGAGGTCTTGAACATTGATTTGAATGGTGAAGGCGACGGACTCAAAATGAATATCGATGAGGAGGGTGTCGAAATAAAAACCAAGGACAACTAA
- a CDS encoding head GIN domain-containing protein yields MTTLVRITIALIMSLFLSSCGIDINFGDFGSGKKGNGVVTSETREVTGDFTVVSASEGLDVYVTDGDEFEITVEADENIIDLIATDIKNDRLRIHAEENIGRATKKVYVTLPEVRGLRSSSGAHLSTENVVHSDKLEIDASSGANLNIEMEVSEVDIDASSGANLSLSGDASTVFIDASSGANINAKKLLSEVCLAGASSGGNLSVNVSKDLTADASSGGNISYSGEPRVTKKKSVSGSVHKN; encoded by the coding sequence ATGACAACACTAGTAAGAATTACAATCGCACTGATCATGTCGTTATTCCTAAGTTCATGTGGAATTGACATTAATTTTGGAGATTTTGGAAGTGGAAAAAAAGGCAACGGAGTAGTAACAAGTGAAACAAGGGAAGTTACCGGGGATTTTACCGTAGTTTCTGCTTCAGAAGGTCTTGACGTTTATGTAACCGATGGTGATGAATTTGAAATAACAGTGGAGGCAGATGAGAATATTATTGATCTTATCGCTACAGATATCAAAAATGATAGATTACGTATTCATGCTGAGGAAAACATTGGTAGAGCTACGAAAAAAGTTTATGTTACATTACCCGAGGTTAGAGGTTTAAGAAGCTCTAGTGGTGCCCATTTAAGCACAGAAAATGTAGTACATTCAGATAAATTGGAGATTGATGCCAGTAGTGGAGCCAATCTTAACATTGAAATGGAAGTAAGTGAAGTAGATATTGATGCCAGTAGCGGAGCAAACTTAAGTCTGTCTGGTGATGCAAGTACCGTATTTATAGATGCTAGTTCGGGGGCTAACATTAATGCCAAGAAGTTATTGTCAGAAGTTTGTCTTGCAGGTGCAAGCAGCGGCGGAAACCTTTCTGTAAACGTCTCTAAAGATTTAACTGCCGATGCAAGCAGTGGTGGAAACATCTCTTACTCTGGTGAACCTAGGGTTACCAAGAAGAAATCGGTATCAGGAAGTGTACATAAGAACTAA
- a CDS encoding dipeptide epimerase gives MQISLKKYTLELKHTFSISRESHDFQDTLIAGLTLNGKTGYGEATSNPYYKITAESMIKEIEGIKNEIESFEFTTPESFHSFLEEKELSNFAICALDLAAHDLYGKLLGKPLYEIWGTNNDQYPTTNYTIGIAELDTMVAKMKEKPWPIYKIKLGTDNDVAIIRELRKHTTATFRIDANCAWSAEETIANAPQLKELGVEFLEQPLQADDWAGMEKVMHQCVLPVIADESCIVESDVEKCGLHFNGINIKLTKCGGLTPALRMIKKAKLMGLKVMVGCMTESSVGISAIAQLLPQLDYVDMDGAILLKRDIANGVRIGEDGSVVFPTLGGSGVTLNQ, from the coding sequence ATGCAGATTAGCTTAAAAAAATATACGCTTGAGCTTAAACACACCTTTAGTATCTCACGCGAATCCCATGATTTTCAGGATACTTTAATCGCTGGGCTTACACTCAACGGAAAGACCGGTTATGGTGAAGCAACTTCAAATCCGTATTACAAGATTACGGCAGAAAGCATGATTAAAGAAATCGAAGGAATCAAAAACGAAATTGAATCTTTTGAGTTTACTACACCGGAATCTTTTCACAGTTTTCTTGAAGAAAAAGAGTTGAGCAATTTTGCCATCTGCGCACTAGATTTAGCTGCACATGACCTGTATGGAAAATTATTGGGCAAACCATTATATGAGATTTGGGGCACTAATAATGACCAATACCCGACAACGAACTATACTATTGGAATTGCCGAATTAGATACAATGGTGGCAAAAATGAAAGAAAAACCTTGGCCAATCTATAAAATCAAATTAGGTACCGACAATGATGTGGCAATTATTCGAGAACTAAGAAAACATACAACCGCAACGTTCAGAATTGATGCCAACTGTGCATGGTCGGCAGAAGAAACTATAGCCAACGCTCCTCAATTAAAAGAATTGGGGGTCGAGTTTTTAGAGCAACCTTTGCAGGCCGATGATTGGGCCGGTATGGAAAAGGTAATGCACCAATGCGTTCTACCAGTGATTGCGGACGAAAGTTGTATCGTTGAATCAGACGTTGAAAAGTGTGGTTTACATTTTAACGGAATAAATATTAAGCTTACGAAATGTGGCGGCCTCACTCCTGCCCTACGTATGATCAAAAAAGCAAAATTAATGGGATTAAAAGTGATGGTAGGTTGCATGACTGAATCCTCTGTGGGTATTTCTGCAATTGCCCAATTACTGCCTCAATTAGACTATGTTGACATGGATGGTGCTATCCTCTTAAAGCGAGATATTGCCAACGGAGTTCGAATTGGTGAAGATGGAAGTGTAGTGTTCCCAACTTTAGGAGGTAGCGGCGTAACCCTAAACCAATGA
- a CDS encoding 8-amino-7-oxononanoate synthase, whose protein sequence is MTHYIDGFPGRELSIDHKKYLYFGGTSYLGLQTDVEFQDLFIAKVRQYGTNYGASRKSNIRLKVFELAEQLLADLTGCESALTLSSGYLAGQFIAQHFNKSAYKLFYAPNTHSALYNNYNKPYTSFEMLGKAITEHLSKNKEVTPVVFIDSIDFDGCNYPHFEELKILPLDQTILVVDDSHGIGVIGENGSGVYKTLKKYNTKELVVCCSLGKGFGIQAGVVLGSINRVNKLQNSAFFGGASPAAPCSLATFIEAQSIYTSKRKQLRSNIELFRRLVKKINTFSFMEDHPSFGFENKDLSQYLEEHGFMLTNFNYPEESSTVMSRIVLSSHHHKNDIKLLTDTINQFI, encoded by the coding sequence ATGACACATTATATTGATGGCTTTCCTGGTCGAGAATTGAGCATTGATCATAAAAAGTATCTTTATTTTGGAGGAACTTCTTATTTAGGGCTTCAAACTGATGTAGAGTTTCAAGACTTGTTTATCGCTAAGGTGAGACAATATGGCACGAATTATGGCGCTTCAAGAAAATCGAATATCAGACTTAAGGTATTTGAACTAGCCGAACAATTGTTGGCTGATCTGACCGGCTGTGAATCGGCCCTCACACTTTCCTCTGGTTATTTGGCAGGCCAATTTATTGCTCAACATTTTAACAAGTCGGCATACAAACTTTTTTATGCACCCAATACACATTCCGCTTTATATAATAATTACAATAAGCCATATACAAGTTTCGAAATGCTTGGAAAGGCGATAACTGAGCATCTTTCCAAGAATAAAGAAGTAACGCCTGTAGTGTTCATAGATTCCATTGACTTTGATGGATGTAATTACCCGCATTTTGAAGAACTCAAAATACTTCCGCTAGATCAGACTATACTTGTGGTTGACGATTCACACGGAATTGGGGTAATAGGTGAAAATGGGAGTGGCGTTTATAAAACCCTTAAAAAATATAATACAAAAGAATTGGTAGTATGTTGTTCTCTTGGTAAAGGTTTCGGAATTCAAGCTGGGGTCGTACTGGGTTCAATTAATAGGGTGAACAAACTTCAAAATAGCGCTTTTTTTGGTGGGGCAAGTCCAGCAGCACCTTGCAGTTTGGCGACCTTCATTGAGGCGCAATCTATCTATACATCTAAGCGCAAACAACTTCGGTCAAATATTGAATTATTCAGAAGACTAGTTAAAAAGATTAATACATTCAGTTTCATGGAAGATCATCCATCCTTTGGCTTTGAGAACAAGGACCTAAGTCAATATCTTGAAGAGCATGGATTCATGCTCACCAATTTCAATTACCCTGAGGAAAGCTCAACGGTAATGAGTAGGATTGTTTTAAGCAGTCACCACCATAAAAACGATATTAAACTGTTGACAGATACTATAAATCAATTTATTTGA
- the trxB gene encoding thioredoxin-disulfide reductase, with protein MSEKVERVKTLIIGSGPAGYTAAIYASRADLKPLLYTGMEPGGQLTTTTEVDNFPGYPEGIDGPTMMVQLQQQAERFGTEVRIGMITAVELSTEVGGIHKAIVDNDKTIEAETIIISTGATAKYLNIPSEQRLRGGGVSACAVCDGFFYKGQDVAIVGAGDTAAEEASYLANICNKVTMLVRKDYMRASKAMQHRVNSLPNLEVKYNTEVDEVLGEQVVEGLRMVNNQTNEKEDIAITGLFVAIGHKPNTDIFKGKIDMDDTGYIVTKGKSTKTNLPGVFACGDAQDKEYRQAVTAAGTGCMAALDAERYLAAIEAPEEVA; from the coding sequence ATGTCTGAGAAAGTAGAAAGAGTAAAAACATTGATTATCGGGTCTGGCCCCGCAGGTTATACTGCAGCAATTTATGCATCCCGTGCTGACCTTAAACCGTTATTGTATACAGGAATGGAACCTGGAGGGCAGTTGACCACCACTACCGAAGTTGATAACTTTCCTGGATATCCTGAAGGAATAGATGGTCCTACAATGATGGTTCAATTACAACAACAAGCTGAACGTTTTGGTACTGAGGTTAGGATAGGAATGATTACGGCTGTTGAATTGAGTACTGAAGTTGGTGGTATTCATAAAGCAATTGTGGATAACGACAAAACTATCGAAGCTGAGACTATAATAATTTCAACGGGGGCAACTGCCAAATATTTAAATATTCCAAGTGAACAGCGCTTACGTGGAGGTGGAGTATCTGCCTGTGCGGTTTGTGATGGTTTCTTTTATAAAGGTCAGGACGTGGCAATTGTAGGGGCAGGTGATACTGCAGCAGAGGAAGCATCATATTTGGCAAATATCTGTAATAAGGTTACCATGTTGGTACGTAAAGATTATATGAGGGCTTCAAAAGCTATGCAACATCGTGTAAATAGCCTACCTAATCTTGAGGTTAAATACAATACTGAAGTAGATGAGGTTCTGGGCGAGCAGGTTGTTGAAGGTTTAAGAATGGTCAACAACCAAACCAATGAAAAAGAAGATATTGCGATAACAGGACTTTTTGTTGCGATTGGCCACAAACCAAATACTGATATTTTCAAAGGTAAGATTGATATGGATGATACCGGTTATATCGTGACGAAAGGAAAATCAACAAAAACCAATTTACCAGGTGTTTTTGCGTGCGGAGATGCGCAAGATAAGGAATACAGACAAGCTGTAACAGCAGCCGGTACCGGTTGTATGGCGGCCTTGGATGCGGAACGTTATTTGGCTGCGATTGAAGCACCAGAAGAGGTAGCCTAG
- the cls gene encoding cardiolipin synthase translates to MYWIIALILYLIIAIGMVISLLVNGIKPAKTLAWLLTIFTIPVGGILLYWMLGRNRRKYSWKDLQEDRAITAYLERLEAERNKAVFEPNVRLSNKVARLIAKNSGFIPTSQNEVVLLKDGKATFDAIFEALEAANSYIYLLYYIFEEGELAERLMTLFEEKVAQGVKIKIIYDGVGSYTLSKKYIKNLKSIGVEVYPFLPFKFGRFLASINYRNHRKIIIVDGKVAFTGGINISDKYLKGDLVLGKWHDMHLQLKGPSVLDLQVVFIIDWFLVSGDTSEMETKLPAIPKAKGNKLVQIIYGGPDDYFSPIGQAYFSMINNAKEYIYITNPYLIPGTAILKALEVAANSGIDVRLLVSAQADSTLVKWSVQSYFESLLKAGVKIYLFPDGFLHSKIIVSDNKLVSIGTANMDIRSFEQNYEVNAVVYDEYIATLLKNDFLNDVEHSIQLNYETFKDRPYFDKLKEGFAKVFSPLL, encoded by the coding sequence ATGTACTGGATAATAGCACTTATTCTTTATCTAATCATTGCCATTGGCATGGTCATTAGTCTTCTTGTGAATGGAATTAAGCCAGCCAAAACTTTAGCCTGGCTACTTACCATTTTCACTATTCCCGTTGGTGGAATTCTGCTTTATTGGATGTTAGGTCGAAATAGAAGAAAATACTCTTGGAAAGACTTACAGGAAGATAGGGCAATCACAGCGTATTTAGAACGACTTGAGGCAGAGAGAAATAAAGCGGTATTTGAGCCCAATGTTCGTTTAAGCAATAAAGTTGCCAGACTTATAGCAAAAAATTCAGGTTTTATACCCACCAGTCAAAATGAGGTAGTACTACTGAAAGATGGTAAGGCAACATTCGATGCTATATTCGAGGCGCTAGAAGCTGCAAACAGCTATATTTATTTACTTTATTACATTTTTGAGGAAGGTGAATTGGCAGAGCGTCTTATGACGCTCTTCGAAGAAAAAGTCGCTCAAGGAGTAAAAATAAAAATCATATATGACGGGGTAGGTAGCTATACTCTAAGCAAGAAGTACATTAAAAACCTTAAATCTATTGGCGTTGAAGTTTATCCTTTTCTTCCCTTCAAATTTGGTCGTTTTCTTGCTTCTATAAACTATAGAAACCACCGAAAAATAATCATTGTAGATGGGAAGGTCGCTTTCACCGGAGGAATTAATATTTCTGATAAATATCTGAAAGGCGATTTGGTCTTGGGGAAATGGCACGATATGCATTTACAATTAAAAGGGCCATCGGTTTTGGATCTACAGGTGGTCTTCATAATAGATTGGTTCTTGGTATCTGGTGATACGTCTGAAATGGAAACAAAACTACCCGCAATCCCTAAAGCCAAAGGCAATAAACTTGTACAAATTATCTATGGAGGTCCCGATGATTACTTTTCACCTATTGGACAGGCATATTTTTCTATGATCAATAATGCAAAAGAGTACATCTACATTACCAACCCCTACCTAATTCCTGGCACGGCAATTTTAAAAGCGCTTGAGGTCGCTGCCAATAGTGGTATTGATGTTCGTCTATTGGTATCTGCCCAAGCCGATAGCACCCTAGTAAAATGGAGTGTGCAATCCTATTTTGAATCCCTGTTAAAGGCGGGGGTCAAAATTTATCTTTTTCCAGATGGTTTTTTACATAGCAAAATCATTGTTTCCGATAATAAACTAGTCTCAATTGGGACGGCTAATATGGATATTCGCAGTTTCGAACAGAATTATGAAGTAAATGCCGTGGTTTACGATGAATATATTGCCACACTTTTAAAAAATGATTTTTTAAACGATGTGGAACATAGTATTCAATTGAATTATGAGACTTTTAAAGACCGACCATATTTTGATAAACTAAAAGAGGGATTTGCAAAGGTCTTTAGCCCACTTTTATAA
- a CDS encoding 2-hydroxyacid dehydrogenase, which yields MKLLVYSAKDFEIPFLEKANSAQHKVRYIPEALDSNTAIKAIGFEAISIFSGDDASLVVLEKLRDLGVKYITLRSAGYNNIQIKAAKRFGLKVANAPDYSPNAIAELAVALLMTINRKIIVADKQVHAHNFDQKNLLGCDLVHKTVGVIGVGRIGSVMVKIMHGFGCNILAHDLQPNGDLVEKYQVKYTSLEELYAQSDIISLHVPLTHETHYMVSENAFNLMKPTVVLLNTARGAVVDTKTLIKVLKEKRIAGYATDVYEKEKGIFFKDHSARGIQDERLLTLLSFENVLLTPHQGYVTKEALKNIADITFANLNCWADGEECKNELGYETLVL from the coding sequence ATGAAGTTACTAGTTTATAGCGCTAAGGATTTTGAAATTCCTTTTCTTGAAAAGGCGAATTCCGCGCAGCATAAAGTAAGGTACATTCCTGAAGCTCTGGATTCAAATACTGCTATCAAAGCTATTGGTTTTGAGGCAATAAGTATTTTTTCAGGGGATGATGCTAGTCTGGTTGTTCTAGAAAAGTTGAGAGATTTGGGCGTAAAGTATATAACGCTTCGTTCTGCCGGGTATAACAATATTCAAATAAAGGCTGCAAAGCGTTTCGGCCTAAAGGTTGCCAATGCTCCAGATTATTCACCAAATGCGATTGCAGAGCTTGCAGTGGCATTATTAATGACCATCAACAGGAAAATCATTGTAGCTGACAAGCAAGTACATGCCCATAACTTTGATCAAAAGAACCTTTTAGGTTGTGATTTGGTTCATAAGACTGTAGGGGTCATTGGAGTTGGAAGAATCGGTTCGGTCATGGTAAAGATAATGCATGGTTTTGGTTGCAATATTCTTGCGCATGATTTGCAACCAAATGGTGATCTTGTCGAGAAGTACCAAGTGAAATATACAAGCCTTGAAGAGTTATATGCACAATCAGATATTATTAGTCTTCACGTACCATTGACACATGAAACACACTATATGGTGTCAGAAAATGCCTTTAACTTAATGAAACCCACTGTTGTGCTTTTGAACACAGCTCGTGGTGCCGTCGTTGACACAAAAACCCTGATCAAAGTTTTAAAAGAAAAAAGAATAGCTGGCTACGCCACCGATGTATACGAAAAAGAAAAGGGAATATTCTTTAAAGACCATTCCGCTAGGGGCATTCAGGATGAAAGATTACTGACCCTACTTTCTTTTGAAAATGTACTGCTTACCCCTCACCAAGGTTATGTCACCAAAGAGGCCCTTAAAAATATTGCGGATATCACCTTTGCAAATCTTAATTGCTGGGCAGATGGCGAGGAATGTAAAAATGAACTGGGATATGAAACCTTGGTTTTATAA
- a CDS encoding LytR/AlgR family response regulator transcription factor, protein MRTNKALNTIVVEDSETQRAIISKLADDNPNLNLLGVYKNGILALNGIRKSKVDLVLLDIEMPIVSGFDLLESLEKPPQIILISTKADYAFKAFDYDIIDYLQKPLDKARFTLAIDRAVSKQQDLIGIKEQKDFVYVTVNLQKKKVFLNTIKWIEALGDYIKLVTSEGNFLVLSTMKAFLNRMPENKFVRIHKSFIVNVSKVDNWSSSKVEIDGTKLPMSRLRKDELEKILIVN, encoded by the coding sequence ATGAGGACAAATAAAGCTTTGAATACAATTGTTGTTGAAGACTCCGAGACACAACGGGCCATAATATCTAAATTGGCGGATGACAACCCTAACCTTAATTTATTAGGGGTATACAAAAATGGCATCTTGGCTCTAAATGGCATTAGAAAAAGCAAGGTTGATTTAGTTCTGTTAGATATTGAAATGCCCATCGTAAGCGGCTTTGACTTGTTAGAATCCCTTGAAAAACCACCACAGATAATTCTAATATCCACCAAGGCTGATTATGCTTTTAAGGCCTTTGATTATGATATAATTGATTACTTGCAAAAACCTTTGGACAAAGCACGTTTTACCCTGGCGATTGATCGTGCAGTCTCTAAACAACAAGATTTGATTGGCATTAAAGAACAGAAGGATTTTGTTTATGTCACCGTTAATCTTCAAAAAAAGAAGGTTTTTCTAAATACAATTAAATGGATTGAAGCTTTAGGTGACTATATTAAACTGGTAACCAGTGAGGGTAATTTCCTGGTTTTATCAACTATGAAGGCCTTTTTAAATAGAATGCCAGAAAACAAATTCGTGAGAATCCACAAATCTTTCATAGTTAATGTGAGCAAAGTAGATAACTGGAGTAGCAGTAAAGTAGAGATTGATGGCACTAAACTACCTATGAGTAGACTAAGAAAAGATGAATTGGAAAAGATTTTGATTGTCAATTGA
- a CDS encoding MBL fold metallo-hydrolase RNA specificity domain-containing protein: MNKVKIHFLGAAGTVTGSKFYLETPELNLMIDCGMFQGLKELREFNWLPLPIDANKIDMVLLTHGHLDHTGYLPRLVKEGFKGQILGTAPTLAITSIILKDSAKIHEEEAEKANKEGYSKHRPALPFYTAEDAKEAIRLFESIEKDVWITLSTNIKYRSVFNGHIIGATFIELDIFGKRFVFSGDIGRSDDILLLPPKRPKWADYLFIESTYGNKNHPEEKVATKLTTLVNKTIHDRGNLIIPSFAVERLQSLMYQLWLLYKKNKIPNIPIFVDSPMGNNVLSVFEHFPDWHKLSMKEYYAICEHITIISSYKETWETIDDPRPKIVIAGSGMVTGGRVLTYLKQLVDVSSTNVLLVGYQAEGTRGRRLLEGAHEIKLFGKYYPVKAQIAHLESLSAHADQAELLHWLSDIKNVPEQIFLVHGEPTSLDAFRSKISDEHNWNVKIPKLFEQVEVLV; this comes from the coding sequence ATGAACAAAGTAAAAATTCATTTCTTGGGCGCAGCCGGAACGGTAACAGGCTCTAAGTTTTATCTAGAAACACCAGAGCTAAATCTTATGATAGATTGTGGTATGTTCCAAGGTTTAAAGGAGCTTCGCGAATTTAATTGGTTGCCGTTACCAATTGATGCGAATAAGATTGATATGGTATTATTGACGCACGGCCATTTGGATCATACAGGTTACCTGCCACGACTTGTTAAGGAGGGCTTTAAAGGGCAAATTTTGGGCACAGCTCCCACCTTGGCAATAACATCGATTATTCTAAAAGATAGCGCCAAAATTCACGAGGAAGAAGCGGAAAAAGCAAATAAGGAAGGGTATAGCAAACACAGACCAGCACTGCCGTTTTACACTGCAGAAGATGCCAAAGAGGCGATTAGACTTTTTGAGTCCATTGAAAAAGATGTATGGATAACCCTGTCAACCAATATTAAGTATAGGAGCGTTTTTAACGGTCACATTATTGGCGCCACATTCATAGAGCTTGATATCTTTGGGAAACGTTTTGTTTTCTCTGGAGACATTGGAAGGTCAGATGATATATTGCTTTTACCTCCTAAGAGGCCTAAATGGGCAGACTATTTGTTTATTGAAAGTACATATGGTAATAAAAACCATCCTGAAGAGAAAGTTGCAACTAAACTCACGACTTTGGTCAACAAAACAATACACGACCGCGGCAACCTAATTATACCATCCTTTGCAGTTGAAAGATTACAGTCATTAATGTATCAACTCTGGTTATTGTATAAGAAAAACAAAATTCCGAATATTCCGATTTTTGTTGATAGTCCTATGGGCAATAATGTATTATCGGTTTTTGAGCATTTTCCCGATTGGCACAAGTTATCCATGAAAGAATATTATGCCATATGCGAGCATATTACGATAATCAGCTCTTATAAGGAGACTTGGGAAACCATTGATGACCCAAGACCAAAAATCGTTATTGCAGGAAGCGGTATGGTAACAGGAGGTAGGGTACTCACCTATTTAAAACAGCTGGTAGATGTTAGTAGTACCAATGTTCTTTTAGTGGGTTACCAAGCTGAAGGTACTAGGGGAAGACGACTTTTGGAAGGAGCACATGAAATAAAACTATTTGGCAAATATTATCCAGTGAAAGCTCAAATAGCACATCTGGAAAGCCTTTCTGCCCACGCAGACCAAGCGGAATTGCTACATTGGTTGAGTGATATAAAAAACGTACCGGAACAAATATTTTTGGTACATGGGGAACCAACTTCTTTGGATGCCTTTCGAAGTAAGATTTCTGATGAACATAATTGGAATGTGAAGATTCCAAAATTATTTGAGCAAGTTGAAGTATTGGTTTGA